A stretch of Mytilus edulis chromosome 11, xbMytEdul2.2, whole genome shotgun sequence DNA encodes these proteins:
- the LOC139494254 gene encoding uncharacterized protein, which produces MPGPSIFIYQNQTITVIVNNLLINEAVTIHWHGIDQLKHPAMDGVAFVSQCPIMPGQSFNYTFQPRFGGSYWYHSHVGNQRDMGLYGAFIVLRKKERLPIPFMNQHILQIQEWNHQYDTMALLDLNDKLYDTSPHSILINGRGQFKDILAPIETFNVRKGSRYLFRLIAVGSHRTLLFSIPGLKLNVVETDGFEVVANEVDKIIIFPAERYDFEIDLDYAEERIYNITVSVLSSANLTIGDNIGLGFLNVQKGDSSAMKFHTNDNKFRVLNCPFHVYPHRENVICVPVTDLKSLENIEDDDFNVKYIKETNEKVLHFLNFGFPGHKSSINGRIFRWPTVAPLTQPFETDTDCNGCTDEQTCTCSHSLNLKSGSEVIIVLLSLGQGATIAHPIHMHGHTFEVLKMVFPEVTNNGKFVFTEDIKCSDTHSNKQSQCNHAKWRNASWNNYNNIPGINLINSVRKDTIVVPYGGYVIIKIVASNPGMWFLHCHIDKHMVEGMALMLNEAWEHQNRYIPKGLPTCHSYLQTMAGVVSELSGEENSSKDMLLHLFSWVPIFVF; this is translated from the coding sequence ATGCCAGGGCCATCTATTTTCATTTATCAGAATCAAACTATCACAGTAATTGTAAATAATCTTTTGATCAATGAGGCTGTTACTATTCATTGGCACGGCATAGATCAGCTAAAACACCCAGCTATGGATGGTGTTGCATTTGTTTCACAATGCCCAATAATGCCAGGCCAATCCTTTAATTACACGTTTCAGCCTCGTTTTGGAGGGTCTTACTGGTACCACTCTCATGTTGGGAATCAGAGAGACATGGGTTTATATGGCGCTTTTATTGTCCTTCGCAAAAAGGAGCGTCTCCCAATACCATTTATGAATCAGCATATACTTCAGATTCAAGAATGGAACCACCAGTATGATACAATGGCATTACTAGATTTGAATGATAAACTATATGATACATCCCCTCATTCAATCCTAATCAACGGCCGAGGACAGTTTAAAGATATTCTTGCCCCAATTGAAACGTTCAATGTTAGGAAAGGTAGTCGCTATTTGTTTAGACTAATTGCAGTTGGCTCCCATCGTACCCTCTTATTTTCAATCCCAGGTTTGAAATTGAATGTAGTTGAAACTGACGGATTTGAGGTTGTGGCGAATGAAGTAGATAAAATAATCATATTTCCAGCGGAGCGGTATGATTTTGAAATAGATTTGGATTACGCCGAGGAAAGAATTTACAACATCACCGTAAGTGTTCTTTCGTCGGCAAATCTTACGATTGGAGATAACATTGGACTTGGATTTCTTAATGTTCAGAAAGGAGATTCTTCAGCCATGAAATTTCACACTAATGATAATAAGTTTCGTGTATTAAATTGTCCATTTCATGTCTACCCACATAGGGAGAATGTTATATGCGTACCCGTGACTGACTTAAAATCTCTCGAAAATATAGAAGATGAtgattttaatgtaaaatatattaaagaaacaaaCGAAAAGGTTTTACATTTCTTGAACTTTGGATTTCCCGGTCATAAATCATCCATAAATGGACGTATTTTTCGTTGGCCAACAGTTGCACCTCTCACACAACCGTTTGAAACAGATACAGACTGTAATGGGTGCACTGATGAACAAACCTGTACATGTAGCCATTCTTTAAACTTAAAATCTGGATCTGAAGTCATTATAGTTTTGTTGAGTCTTGGCCAAGGAGCAACGATAGCTCATCCTATTCATATGCATGGCCATACGTTCGAAGTTCTGAAGATGGTGTTTCCAGAAGTTACAAATAATGGCAAGTTCGTATTCACAGAGGACATAAAATGCAGCGATACACACTCTAATAAACAAAGCCAATGCAATCACGCCAAGTGGAGAAATGCATCGTGGAATAATTACAATAATATTCCAGGAATAAACTTGATTAATTCTGTACGTAAAGACACGATAGTTGTTCCATATGGGGGCTATGTAATTATCAAAATAGTTGCCAGTAACCCTGGGATGTGGTTCTTGCACTGTCACATTGATAAGCACATGGTCGAGGGAATGGCGCTTATGCTTAACGAAGCGTGGGAACATCAGAATAGATACATCCCTAAAGGTCTACCAACCTGCCATAGTTATTTGCAAACAATGGCAGGAGTTGTGAGTGAATTGTCAGGAGAAGAAAACAGTTCCAAAGATATGTTGctacatttattttcgtgggtaccaatatTCGTGTTTTGA
- the LOC139494253 gene encoding probable cytochrome P450 12a5, mitochondrial codes for MEHAMVSTFRTSSRYIIQDAAQVDEISGQDSTEVKPFSQIPGPKGLYNIPFLGTAFHFKPFTKYLPDDLLNVLSDARDKYGDIVKIRMGKDYIVYVYHPDYAKTVFQFPFKEHLRVGMDLSETFHDRSGVPRDLGTLQGDAWAALRKPSQEKMLRPAVVANYVPLIERVTNDFVEELRKKGSVDDLLKDLMNYTTESVAMLCFNRRLGYLESNSDTEIVNLITKFFIDFQTSITMPFKTYKLFRTKLYKRFEKTYLDIYRIGKKEISAQRKMLEKLQKEGDLDQYLQDEPNFIYSLLNDTRMTDEKINRVIMSLFIAGIDSTANTIAFVLINLALNPEKQDRLYQEIKETMGDENTLTKEHLAEMSYLKACVKESQRLVFPLMLGAIRYLEEDIVLAGYHIPKNTLVHPNMNSMTLDERFYPRPTEYIPERWIRDTNDDIAKGQDFPFGMMPFGFGPRGCIGQRFAETEMYIGVAKVIQNFKIALPPGVTGVKTKLKTFTTPAESVCLHLTDRNISNV; via the exons ccgatacATCATCCAAGACGCTGCACAAGTGGATGAAATTTCTGGACAAGATTCAACTGAAGTAAAACCTTTCAGTCAAATTCCTGGACCAAAAGGATTATACAATATTCCTTTTTTAGGAACAGCATTTCATTTTAAACCTTTCA CAAAATACCTCCCTGATGATTTACTGAATGTCTTAAGCGACGCACGTGACAAGTATGGCGACATTGTTAAAATACGGATGGGGAAAGATTACATTGTTTATGTGTACCATCCTGATTATGCTAAAACAGTCTTTCAGTTTCCTTTTAAGGAACACCTCCGGGTTGGGATGGACCTAAGTGAGACTTTCCATGACAGAAGTGGTGTGCCAAGAGATCTTGGAACATT ACAAGGCGATGCATGGGCTGCTCTCAGAAAACCATCACAAGAAAAGATGCTTCGTCCAGCAGTTGTTGCTAATTATGTGCCGTTGATTGAAAGAGTTACGAATGACTTTGTAGAGGAGTTGCGAAAGAAAGGAAGTGTAGACGATCTGCTTAAAGACTTGATGAATTATACAACTGAAA GTGTTGCAATGCTATGTTTTAACAGAAGACTAGGGTATTTGGAAAGTAATTCAGATACAGAAATTGTTAATCTTATCACAAAGTTCTTCATTGATTTCCAGACCTCGATTACCATGCCTTTCAAGACATACAAACTCTTCAGAACGAAACTTTATAAAAGATTCGAAAAGACATATTTGGACATTTATAG GATAGGTAAAAAAGAGATATCAGCCCAAAGAAAAATGTTAGAAAAACTACAAAAAGAAGGTGACCTCGATCAGTATCTTCAGGACGAACCAAACTTCATATACTCGCTACTTAACGACACAAGAATGACGGATGAAAAAATCAACAGAGTTATTATGTCTTTGTTTATAGCAGGAATTGATTCG actGCAAATACAATCGCCTTCGTATTAATCAATTTAGCATTGAATCCAGAAAAACAAGACCGGTTGTACCAAGAAATAAAGGAAACTATGGGTGATGAAAATACTCTCACTAAGGAACATCTAGCAGAAATGTCTTACCTCAAAGCCTGTGTCAAAGAATCTCAAAG GTTAGTGTTTCCATTGATGCTTGGTGCTATCCGATACCTAGAGGAAGATATAGTACTAGCAGGCTACCATATACCCAAAAAT ACACTCGTCCATCCAAATATGAATTCTATGACACTGGATGAAAGATTTTACCCGAGACCTACCGAATATATTCCTGAACGATGGATTCGTGATACAAATGACGATATTGCCAAAGGTCAGGATTTTCCATTCGGAATGATGCCTTTCGGGTTTGGACCAAGAGGGTGCATTGGACAAAGATTCGCAGAAACTGAAATGTACATCGGTGTCGCAAAG GTTATACAGAACTTCAAAATAGCTTTACCGCCAGGAGTCACGGGAGTGAAAACAAAGCTCAAGACTTTTACAACACCGGCTGAAAGTGTTTGTCTACATCTAACGGACAGAAATATATCGAACGTATAG